A genomic stretch from Hemiscyllium ocellatum isolate sHemOce1 chromosome 27 unlocalized genomic scaffold, sHemOce1.pat.X.cur. SUPER_27_unloc_30, whole genome shotgun sequence includes:
- the LOC132808085 gene encoding zinc finger protein 664-like: MEKAKESRPLEKPWKCGDCGKSFCFPSDLEIHGRSHTRERPISCPECGTGFSNSCHLLGRQRVHIWERPFSCPECGKAFSNSSVLQRHQRVHTSNRRFPCPECGKSFSNSSCLLKHQGVHTGERPIRCPKCCKIFSSSSILQRHQRVHTGERPFACPESRKVFSYSSVLLTHRRVHMLEKTLQLLQVRKGL, translated from the coding sequence GTCCCTTGGAGAAgccatggaagtgtggcgactgtgggaaaaGCTTCTGTTTCCCTTCTGACCTGGAGATTCATGGGCgcagtcacaccagggagaggccgatctcctgccctgagtgcgggacgGGCTTCAGCAATTCCTGCCACCTGCTGGGCCGTCAGCGGGTCCACATTTGGGAgagacccttcagctgccctgagtgcgggaaggccttcagcaattcttcTGTACtgcagaggcaccagcgggtccacacgagCAACAGGCGTttcccctgccccgagtgtggaaagagcttcagcaattcctcctgcCTGTTGAAGCACCAGGGGGTCCACACGGGAGAGAGGCCCATCAGATGTCCCAAGTGCTGCAAGATCTTCAGCAGTTCCTCCATTCtgcagaggcaccagcgggtccacacaggcgAGAGGCCATTCGCCTGCCCCGAAAGCAGGAAGGTATTCAGCTATTCTTCCGTCCTGCTGACCCACCGCCGTGTCCACATGTTGGAGAAAACCCTTCAGCTGCTCCAAGTGCGGAAAGGCCTTTAA
- the LOC132808079 gene encoding gastrula zinc finger protein XlCGF7.1-like, translating into MEKPWKCGDCGKGFRVPSALETHRRSHTREKPFSCPECGKAFSDSSALLRHRRVHTGERPFSCPECRKSFSDSSARLRHLRVHTGERPFSCLKCGKAFNDSSALIRHQRLHTGERPFRCPDCGKVFTRSSHLVIHRRVHTGEKPFPCPKCGKAFSDSSDLLAHRRVHTGERPFTCSVCGKCFTRSSDLLKHQRVHTGEMPFSCSECGKDFTQASHLLTHRWVHTGERPFTCPECGKGFAVPSSLLTHQRVHTGERPFACPECGQRFTMSCSLNKHQRRHQCSQQSDSAGNAAEGHPQD; encoded by the coding sequence atggagaaaccatggaagtgtggcgactgcggGAAAGGTttccgtgtcccgtctgccctggagacacATCGTCGCAGTCACACCAGGGAGAAGCCATTCTCCtgtcctgagtgcgggaaggccttcagtgattcctctgccctgctgaggcaccggcgagtgcacacaggggagaggcccttcagctgccctgagtgcaggaagagcttcagcgattcctccgccCGGCTGAGGCACTTGCGGgtgcacacaggggagaggcccttcagctgcctcaagtgtgggaaggccttcaatGATTCCTCCGCCCTGATAAGGCACCAGCGGctgcacacaggggagaggcccttccgcTGCCCCGATTGTGGGAAGGTGTTCACTCGCTCCTCCCACCTCGTGAttcaccggcgggtccacactggtGAGAAGCCCTTCCCCTGCCCCaaatgtgggaaggccttcagcgattcctctgacctgctggcccatcggcgggtccacaccggcgagaggccattcacctgctctgtctgCGGAAAGTGCTTCACACGCTCttccgacctgctgaagcaccagcgtgtccacactggGGAAATGCCCTTCAGCTGCTCTGAGTGCGGGAAGGACTTTACCCAGGCATCCCACCTGCTGACACACCggtgggtccacactggggagaggccgttcacctgccctgagtgcgggaagggctttgctGTCCCCTCCAGTCTACTgacgcaccagcgggtccacactggggagaggccgtttgcctgccctgagtgtgggcaGAGGTTCACAATGTCCTGCAGTTTGAACAAGCACCAGCGGAGGCACCAATGCTCCCAACAATCAGATTCTGCCGGTAACGCTGCTGAGGGTCACCCCCAGGACTGA